Proteins from a single region of Chloroflexota bacterium:
- a CDS encoding TIR domain-containing protein, giving the protein MVTRRVFFSFHYKPDNWRAGQVRNMGMVEGNAAVSDNDWETVTRGGDAAIRRWIDGQLHGKSCAVVLIGSQTAGRKWIKYEIEKAWKDGKGLLGIYIHGLQDRYKNQSTKGQNPFGFNVEGRNLSRIVKAYDPPYRLSENVYKHIADNMANWVEEAITIRGRY; this is encoded by the coding sequence ATGGTCACACGGAGAGTCTTTTTCAGTTTTCACTACAAGCCGGACAACTGGCGCGCGGGACAGGTGCGGAACATGGGTATGGTTGAGGGCAACGCAGCTGTTTCCGATAATGACTGGGAAACGGTTACAAGAGGCGGAGATGCTGCGATACGAAGATGGATTGACGGTCAGTTGCATGGAAAGTCTTGTGCAGTTGTCCTTATCGGAAGCCAAACGGCTGGCCGCAAGTGGATCAAGTACGAGATAGAGAAGGCTTGGAAGGACGGGAAGGGTTTGCTGGGCATCTACATTCACGGCCTACAGGATAGGTACAAGAACCAGTCCACCAAGGGTCAGAACCCCTTTGGATTCAACGTGGAAGGCAGGAACCTATCTAGAATCGTGAAGGCCTACGACCCTCCGTACAGACTCAGCGAAAACGTGTACAAGCACATAGCCGACAACATGGCGAATTGGGTTGAAGAGGCCATTACAATTCGTGGCAGGTACTAG
- a CDS encoding TIR domain-containing protein has translation MNQDPKPKVFISYFHEDDEEYKRRLVQALTSKAIDKSVSPGDIHDTNLPLAEICRRIRDNHIADATVTIVLIGQCTWQRRHVDWEISASLIDRRNNERGGLVGLLLPTHPDFWAEPADRNPRLIPQRLACNIDGNDPFAVIYKWPRQWVARRVMTKVRRALLRKDKAPWPDDSLDLFAENRRGECSLGWQN, from the coding sequence ATGAACCAGGACCCCAAGCCCAAGGTGTTCATCAGCTACTTCCACGAGGACGACGAGGAATACAAGCGCCGCCTTGTGCAGGCATTGACCAGCAAGGCCATCGACAAGTCCGTCAGCCCCGGAGACATTCACGACACGAACCTTCCTCTTGCCGAAATATGCCGCAGGATCAGGGATAACCACATTGCGGACGCCACCGTCACCATCGTGCTGATTGGCCAATGCACCTGGCAACGCAGGCACGTGGACTGGGAGATCTCAGCCAGCCTCATTGACCGGCGCAACAATGAGCGGGGCGGACTGGTCGGTCTGTTGCTGCCGACACATCCCGACTTCTGGGCAGAGCCCGCAGACCGCAATCCCCGCCTCATCCCGCAGAGGTTGGCGTGCAACATTGACGGCAATGATCCCTTTGCGGTCATCTACAAGTGGCCTCGGCAATGGGTCGCCAGGAGAGTCATGACGAAGGTCCGCAGGGCGCTCCTGAGGAAGGACAAGGCGCCTTGGCCGGATGACAGCCTTGACCTGTTCGCTGAGAATCGGCGTGGCGAATGCTCACTGGGTTGGCAGAACTAG